In the Paenibacillus sp. FSL H7-0357 genome, one interval contains:
- a CDS encoding SDR family NAD(P)-dependent oxidoreductase, with the protein MQLKDKIVVITGASSGIGALTAQMLSKRGAVPILLARSEDKLKETAAGIPGVFGLYTCDVRDEAEVERTFGEILAVYGRIDILLNNAGYGKFAGFTEMEPHEFDDMMDVNYMGIVRCTKAVVPHMLQRGSGQIVNVASMAGKIGTARAVAYTATKHAVLGFTNALRQELRKSGIIVSAVNPGPIATDFFKTADPSGKYEKSVARMMMTPQHVSSKIVKLMEKGKEEVDLPGLAGFGIRLYALFPRLADKLTYNVMNRK; encoded by the coding sequence ATGCAACTTAAAGACAAGATTGTTGTCATAACAGGGGCTTCAAGCGGGATCGGGGCGCTGACAGCGCAAATGCTCAGCAAGCGTGGGGCTGTCCCTATTCTTCTGGCCCGTTCGGAAGATAAACTGAAAGAAACGGCGGCCGGTATTCCGGGCGTTTTTGGACTGTACACCTGCGATGTCAGAGATGAGGCGGAAGTGGAGCGGACCTTTGGCGAAATTCTGGCGGTGTACGGCAGGATCGATATTCTGCTTAACAACGCCGGATACGGCAAATTCGCCGGTTTTACCGAGATGGAACCCCATGAATTCGATGATATGATGGATGTAAACTATATGGGCATTGTACGTTGTACGAAGGCTGTAGTTCCGCATATGCTGCAGCGGGGAAGCGGGCAGATTGTCAATGTGGCCTCCATGGCCGGCAAGATTGGTACAGCCCGTGCTGTTGCTTATACAGCAACCAAACATGCGGTTCTCGGTTTCACGAATGCGCTTCGCCAGGAACTCCGGAAGAGCGGGATTATCGTTTCGGCGGTGAACCCGGGGCCGATTGCCACCGACTTTTTCAAAACGGCTGATCCATCAGGCAAATACGAGAAAAGTGTAGCCCGGATGATGATGACTCCGCAGCATGTGTCCTCCAAGATCGTCAAGCTGATGGAGAAAGGCAAAGAGGAAGTAGATCTGCCCGGTCTGGCGGGCTTCGGCATCCGGCTGTATGCTTTGTTTCCACGGCTGGCGGATAAGCTGACCTATAACGTTATGAACAGAAAATAA
- a CDS encoding chemotaxis protein CheX, translating to MKAEVINPFLESARIVIEQVIQVSPSTGNLGIKEIELIDNHIWIQVGMTGQLSGNIIFGIAEQVALKMVSAMMGGYVITEMDEMGQSAISELGNMISGNASTILSNQGVTVDITPPKLMKSESMSVLPRRALSIPLLMEGIGELDIQVMIS from the coding sequence ATGAAAGCAGAAGTAATTAATCCGTTTTTAGAGTCTGCACGCATTGTAATTGAGCAGGTTATACAAGTCTCGCCATCCACCGGTAATCTGGGCATTAAGGAAATTGAACTGATCGATAATCATATATGGATTCAAGTGGGGATGACGGGCCAATTAAGCGGAAATATTATCTTTGGGATTGCAGAGCAGGTTGCACTGAAAATGGTATCGGCCATGATGGGCGGTTACGTGATTACAGAGATGGACGAGATGGGGCAGAGCGCGATTTCGGAACTGGGCAACATGATCAGCGGCAATGCCAGTACGATTCTTTCCAACCAAGGTGTAACTGTGGATATTACTCCGCCGAAGCTAATGAAGAGTGAGAGCATGTCCGTACTGCCGCGCAGAGCACTGAGCATCCCGCTCTTGATGGAAGGCATCGGCGAACTCGATATTCAAGTGATGATCTCTTAG
- a CDS encoding LysR family transcriptional regulator, whose amino-acid sequence MNISQLETLITISKTMSFRKAGELLNLTQPAVSAQIKSLEEEFKTQLVDRNQPVTLTDRGKVFLTHAEQIVSIVEELKQRLADLDENPQGHIILGTTTSIAIQILPRILSYFQDQFPHIKTSISSMSSSQIYQHVENGLVDVGIGYLIGRSPAMTTSVLYYDTFELVVSPRHPLAQVKSAGIEALGKTPLILLSPDTVGRKFADEVFAKHGIQPQVIMELTSSEEVKRMVELDLGAAVISKQSVTAEVRSGTLKIVPIIELEVTHPVGVITKSGKYVNSAMRQFLSDLKGMPETQFIGSE is encoded by the coding sequence ATGAACATCAGCCAGCTCGAAACGCTGATTACGATCTCCAAAACGATGAGCTTCCGCAAGGCAGGTGAGTTGCTTAACCTGACCCAGCCGGCAGTTTCGGCACAAATCAAAAGTCTGGAAGAAGAGTTCAAAACTCAGCTCGTTGACCGTAACCAGCCCGTTACCTTGACGGACAGAGGCAAAGTGTTCCTTACGCATGCAGAGCAGATCGTGAGTATTGTCGAAGAGCTTAAGCAGCGCCTTGCGGATCTTGATGAGAATCCCCAAGGGCATATTATTCTCGGAACGACCACCTCCATTGCCATTCAAATCCTGCCGCGTATCCTGTCCTATTTTCAAGACCAGTTTCCGCATATCAAAACTTCGATTTCCTCGATGTCTTCATCACAAATCTATCAGCATGTCGAAAACGGCCTGGTTGATGTCGGCATCGGTTATCTGATTGGACGGAGTCCTGCCATGACCACTTCTGTGCTGTATTATGATACTTTTGAACTGGTTGTTTCACCAAGGCATCCTTTAGCCCAGGTCAAATCGGCCGGGATTGAAGCCCTGGGTAAAACACCGCTCATCCTCCTGTCGCCTGACACGGTCGGCCGCAAATTCGCCGATGAGGTGTTCGCAAAACACGGCATACAGCCGCAGGTCATCATGGAGCTGACCAGCAGCGAGGAGGTTAAGCGGATGGTCGAGCTTGATCTAGGCGCAGCCGTTATCTCCAAACAGTCAGTTACGGCAGAAGTCCGCAGCGGCACACTCAAAATCGTGCCGATTATCGAACTTGAGGTCACGCATCCCGTAGGTGTCATTACCAAGTCCGGCAAATATGTCAATTCGGCCATGAGGCAATTCTTAAGTGATCTAAAGGGCATGCCCGAAACCCAATTTATCGGCTCGGAGTAG
- a CDS encoding histidinol-phosphatase, with amino-acid sequence MKFDLHTHHFRCGHADGSIRDYIEAGINAGLGVIGISDHTPYFGSPSEQAFPKIAMAKSELVHYVEEVLSLQKEYEGKIDVLLGIESDYFPEHAELYRQTLSAYPFDYIIGSVHSVKGVSIFNKGRWKGLDRREKAAAKAEYYRLISESARTGMFQILGHIDAMKGNYPQFSEISTPAEIDECLRVIGECGVAIEINTSGCTKLCGGWYPSDDILARALHYGVEVTFGSDAHLPSRVADQREAVVARLKEIGFTHWVYYKRRGKITVPLQ; translated from the coding sequence ATGAAATTCGACCTACACACCCACCATTTCCGCTGTGGCCATGCCGACGGAAGCATCAGGGACTATATTGAAGCCGGCATCAACGCCGGTCTGGGCGTCATCGGCATATCTGATCACACTCCTTATTTCGGCAGTCCATCCGAACAGGCCTTTCCCAAAATCGCCATGGCCAAATCGGAGCTTGTCCATTACGTAGAAGAAGTGCTCTCCCTGCAGAAAGAATACGAAGGCAAAATTGATGTGCTGCTCGGTATTGAATCCGATTATTTCCCGGAACATGCCGAACTCTACCGCCAAACCCTTTCCGCTTATCCCTTTGATTACATCATTGGCTCGGTACATAGTGTCAAGGGTGTCAGCATCTTTAATAAGGGGCGCTGGAAAGGGCTTGACCGCCGGGAGAAAGCCGCGGCAAAAGCCGAATACTACCGGCTGATCTCCGAATCCGCGCGCACCGGCATGTTTCAGATTCTTGGCCATATCGATGCCATGAAAGGAAACTATCCGCAATTTTCGGAAATCTCTACGCCTGCAGAAATCGACGAATGCCTGCGCGTAATCGGCGAATGCGGCGTCGCCATCGAGATCAATACCTCCGGATGCACCAAGCTGTGCGGCGGCTGGTATCCCTCGGATGATATTCTGGCACGTGCACTGCATTACGGAGTGGAAGTCACCTTTGGCTCTGATGCGCATCTGCCGTCCCGGGTTGCTGACCAGCGGGAGGCTGTGGTGGCGCGCCTTAAAGAAATCGGGTTCACTCACTGGGTATACTACAAACGGCGCGGGAAAATTACAGTTCCGCTGCAGTGA
- a CDS encoding NADPH-dependent oxidoreductase: protein MLKTLNNHRSFRKYGPQPVEPDKLQMIIEAAQSAPSWVNGQQVSIIAVQNQQRKAQLSVLSGNQKHVADAPVFLIFCMDFYRAKLAAELEGQPFEAVHDVDALLVGAVDVGIALESAVAAAESLGLGIIPIGGVRRNTAGVIELLDLPEYVFPVVGLCVGYPAEELPKKPRLPLGAVFHEERYNPDQKGFIQEYNQAYRGYLKALEMTERDWSATIAHFYALNPQYGDAQHTLKKQGFTCDNLQKP from the coding sequence GTGCTGAAGACATTAAACAATCACCGGTCTTTCCGGAAATACGGGCCGCAGCCTGTTGAGCCGGATAAGCTGCAGATGATTATTGAGGCCGCTCAATCGGCCCCATCCTGGGTGAACGGGCAGCAGGTCAGCATTATTGCTGTGCAGAATCAGCAGCGAAAGGCACAGCTATCGGTCTTGAGCGGGAATCAGAAGCATGTGGCCGACGCCCCGGTATTTTTGATCTTCTGCATGGATTTTTACCGGGCCAAGCTGGCCGCCGAGCTGGAAGGGCAGCCATTTGAGGCTGTGCACGATGTGGATGCGCTGCTGGTCGGTGCGGTGGATGTGGGAATCGCTTTGGAGAGTGCGGTTGCCGCTGCGGAATCCCTGGGGCTGGGCATCATTCCTATCGGTGGAGTCCGCCGCAATACTGCAGGCGTAATTGAATTGCTGGACTTGCCGGAGTATGTATTCCCGGTGGTCGGCTTATGCGTGGGGTATCCTGCCGAGGAGCTGCCAAAGAAGCCGCGTCTTCCGCTGGGGGCGGTTTTTCACGAGGAGCGTTATAACCCTGATCAGAAGGGATTTATACAGGAGTACAATCAGGCGTACCGCGGGTATCTAAAAGCGCTCGAAATGACGGAGCGGGATTGGAGCGCTACGATCGCCCATTTCTACGCTCTTAATCCGCAGTATGGAGATGCGCAGCATACGCTGAAGAAGCAGGGGTTTACCTGTGATAATCTGCAGAAACCCTGA
- a CDS encoding GNAT family N-acetyltransferase, producing MITYETAGFMAQQGAVVELRTMLPAEGDRLKMLLSHPDVQRHILHRSTAGSQPAHLDQLVNRMLYPYDPCALHVGIYRKDAPELIGTASLQSWNRPEGKAVLGYMLDPVWWGQGLATEAIGLLLGYGMRELRLTHVEGRCRGDNLRSERVMLKNGLTLDRIMPMADGSGDVMKVFTLLHK from the coding sequence ATGATCACTTACGAGACTGCAGGATTCATGGCTCAGCAAGGAGCCGTAGTGGAACTCCGGACGATGTTGCCTGCCGAAGGTGACAGGCTCAAGATGCTGCTCTCTCACCCGGATGTGCAGCGCCACATTTTGCATCGCAGTACAGCGGGTTCACAGCCAGCCCATCTGGATCAACTGGTGAACCGTATGCTGTATCCCTACGATCCTTGCGCGCTGCATGTGGGGATCTATCGCAAAGATGCACCGGAGCTGATCGGCACCGCCTCCCTGCAGAGCTGGAACCGTCCTGAAGGCAAAGCCGTACTAGGCTACATGCTCGATCCTGTATGGTGGGGGCAGGGCCTTGCTACGGAGGCTATTGGATTGTTGCTGGGCTACGGCATGCGGGAGCTTCGCTTGACCCATGTGGAGGGGCGCTGCCGCGGCGATAACCTCAGGTCCGAACGGGTCATGCTCAAAAACGGTCTGACGCTGGATCGGATCATGCCGATGGCCGATGGCTCGGGCGATGTAATGAAAGTATTCACATTGTTACACAAATGA
- a CDS encoding metallophosphoesterase, with product MNKKASGGSPNEGPPLVAGGGYNTPLPPGKGSGRKITRRQFLTRGAATMFGAALLGGGYVWQGEPNWLDITRLDIPLKNLPSAFAGTRLVHFSDVHLGFNKDAHDLARLVKHIEAAEPDIICFTGDIVDSYAEDLKESVALLAELHAPLGKYAIFGNHDYKNTELLAQLLQSAGFTLLRNQSYLIKQGGAVMAVAGLEDMLHGRPDPEAALKGIPEGTCTVLMMHEPDYADTAENYPFDLQLSGHSHGGQIRLPFVGAAYTPYGAVKYISGLYHTENKAMPVYVNRGFGETYMPFRLLCRPELTVITLRRA from the coding sequence ATGAATAAAAAAGCGTCCGGGGGTTCTCCCAATGAAGGTCCACCTCTTGTTGCCGGCGGAGGTTACAACACTCCGCTACCACCCGGGAAGGGCAGCGGCCGCAAAATTACCCGCCGCCAGTTCCTGACCCGCGGAGCGGCTACTATGTTTGGGGCCGCGCTGCTCGGCGGCGGATATGTGTGGCAGGGAGAACCCAACTGGCTTGATATCACGAGGCTGGACATTCCGCTGAAGAATCTCCCTTCCGCGTTTGCCGGCACCCGGCTGGTTCATTTCAGTGATGTGCATCTGGGCTTCAACAAGGATGCCCATGATTTGGCCCGGCTGGTTAAGCACATTGAGGCCGCAGAGCCGGATATCATTTGCTTTACCGGGGATATTGTAGACAGCTACGCAGAGGACCTGAAAGAATCCGTAGCGCTGCTTGCGGAACTTCATGCCCCCCTGGGGAAATATGCGATATTCGGCAACCATGATTATAAGAACACGGAATTGCTTGCGCAGCTGCTGCAGTCTGCCGGGTTCACATTGCTGAGGAATCAGTCATATCTTATTAAGCAAGGCGGTGCAGTGATGGCGGTTGCTGGCCTGGAAGACATGCTGCATGGCCGTCCCGATCCGGAAGCTGCACTCAAAGGCATCCCAGAGGGGACATGTACGGTACTGATGATGCATGAGCCGGATTATGCTGACACGGCGGAAAATTATCCCTTCGATCTGCAGTTGTCGGGGCACAGCCATGGAGGACAGATCCGTCTTCCTTTTGTGGGCGCAGCCTACACCCCATACGGGGCAGTTAAATACATAAGCGGACTGTATCATACAGAGAATAAAGCCATGCCGGTTTATGTTAACAGAGGCTTCGGCGAGACTTATATGCCGTTTCGCCTGTTATGCCGGCCGGAGCTTACTGTGATTACGCTGCGCCGGGCGTAA
- a CDS encoding ion channel: MAWWVWTLNIAVIILLSFWFFRMKLSWMGKGVLLAPILIYALISVEDLLNWIDLGSIVPGNRGLRGLILLFALASVLFYILFIFHEIKESNSKEVRLQQTLVRISIAAFTCIIFFTVVYTSIYKLFGQSSFQGKGIGDDLLSQLITFLYFSVATFTTVGYGDVAPVDNTSRLVVIMQISFSFITVAYALSMLGLFRKILGPGTEAEIEASIEVDIDDEVDEAVEDVKDEIK; encoded by the coding sequence ATGGCTTGGTGGGTATGGACCCTCAATATAGCAGTGATTATACTGCTGTCGTTTTGGTTTTTCCGGATGAAGCTGAGCTGGATGGGAAAAGGGGTGCTGCTGGCCCCCATTCTAATCTATGCGCTCATTTCGGTTGAGGATTTGCTGAACTGGATTGACCTGGGCTCCATCGTACCGGGCAACCGGGGATTAAGGGGACTGATTTTACTCTTTGCCCTGGCCTCGGTGCTTTTCTACATTCTGTTCATTTTTCATGAAATCAAGGAATCGAACAGCAAGGAAGTCAGGCTGCAGCAGACACTGGTCCGTATCAGTATTGCTGCTTTTACCTGCATTATTTTTTTTACAGTCGTATATACATCCATATATAAGCTATTTGGACAGTCCTCTTTTCAGGGCAAAGGAATAGGGGATGATCTGCTCAGCCAGCTGATTACCTTTCTATATTTCAGCGTGGCTACCTTTACGACTGTCGGCTATGGAGATGTGGCTCCGGTGGACAATACTTCGCGGCTCGTGGTCATCATGCAGATCAGCTTCAGCTTCATTACTGTAGCCTATGCCCTGTCCATGCTGGGCTTGTTCCGCAAGATTCTCGGCCCTGGCACGGAAGCAGAGATTGAGGCGTCCATCGAGGTAGATATTGATGATGAAGTGGACGAAGCGGTAGAAGATGTAAAAGATGAGATCAAGTGA
- a CDS encoding DUF3891 family protein: MICREQDGAFVMVKQHEHGRLAGEFAQWFKEEHVPEGNRRAEVLRAVSNHDRGWIDLDETPFWNDAAGAPYSFIDFPVVPKLTFYKRGLNEIEADTPYGALLCSLHFERLIEVSGEDCPELTAYLKDEEERRARIHRDLEKNQPIGEGELYYDARLLQFSDDLSLYLALNEPGSPKSEEHPWWKDGFSGSEDFSFTSGRLISAEWQDASTLMLDPFPFTRDVEVAMVLRKVSKKEIASKGIASAYSSAPEEECRITVTSRPKAD, encoded by the coding sequence TTGATTTGTAGGGAACAGGACGGAGCATTTGTAATGGTTAAACAGCATGAGCACGGGCGGCTGGCCGGAGAATTTGCGCAATGGTTCAAGGAAGAACATGTACCCGAGGGAAACCGGCGTGCAGAGGTGCTGCGTGCGGTCAGCAACCATGACAGGGGCTGGATTGATCTCGATGAAACGCCTTTCTGGAATGATGCGGCAGGAGCGCCTTACAGCTTCATAGATTTTCCCGTAGTGCCGAAGCTTACGTTCTACAAACGTGGACTTAATGAGATTGAAGCGGACACACCGTACGGTGCGCTGCTGTGCAGTCTGCATTTTGAACGGCTGATTGAGGTGTCCGGGGAGGATTGTCCGGAGCTGACCGCCTATCTTAAGGATGAGGAGGAGCGCAGGGCCCGCATCCACCGCGACCTCGAGAAAAACCAGCCTATCGGAGAAGGCGAGCTGTATTACGATGCCAGGTTGCTGCAGTTTTCTGACGATCTCTCCTTGTATCTGGCTCTGAATGAGCCGGGAAGCCCCAAATCGGAAGAACATCCGTGGTGGAAGGACGGCTTCTCCGGAAGTGAGGATTTCAGCTTTACGTCAGGACGTCTGATCTCGGCGGAATGGCAGGATGCATCCACGCTAATGCTCGACCCTTTCCCGTTCACAAGGGATGTCGAGGTGGCAATGGTACTGCGTAAGGTCAGCAAGAAAGAAATCGCCAGCAAGGGAATTGCTTCTGCATACAGCTCCGCACCGGAAGAAGAATGCCGGATTACCGTCACCAGCAGGCCGAAGGCGGATTAA
- the sdhB gene encoding succinate dehydrogenase iron-sulfur subunit → MAETAAAPKNVKFIITRQDEPESSPYVEEFELAYRPGMNVISALMEIQRNPVNAKGDGTVPVCWDSNCLEEVCGACSMVINGKPRQACAALIDNLEQPVRIEPMKTFPVVRDLVIDRSRMFNALKRVKAWIPIDGTYDLGPGPRMAEKKRQWAYELSKCMTCGVCLEACPNVNEKTNFIGPAAISQVRLFNAHPTGEMNADDRLDALMEDGGIDGCGNSQNCVRACPKGIPLTTSIAEINKQTTKHMFKRWLGV, encoded by the coding sequence ATGGCGGAAACTGCTGCAGCTCCCAAAAACGTAAAGTTTATAATTACCCGCCAGGACGAGCCGGAGAGCTCACCGTATGTCGAGGAATTTGAGCTGGCCTACCGTCCGGGGATGAACGTGATCAGCGCTTTGATGGAAATCCAGCGTAATCCGGTTAACGCCAAGGGTGACGGTACGGTTCCGGTATGCTGGGATTCCAACTGTCTGGAGGAAGTGTGCGGTGCATGCTCCATGGTGATAAACGGCAAACCGCGCCAGGCCTGTGCGGCGCTGATCGACAATCTGGAGCAGCCGGTGCGTATCGAGCCGATGAAGACGTTCCCTGTGGTACGTGATCTCGTGATCGACCGCAGCCGGATGTTTAATGCACTCAAACGCGTCAAGGCTTGGATCCCGATTGACGGAACCTATGACTTGGGTCCGGGGCCGCGGATGGCGGAGAAGAAACGCCAGTGGGCCTACGAATTGTCCAAATGCATGACCTGCGGCGTCTGCCTGGAGGCTTGCCCCAATGTCAATGAGAAGACCAATTTCATCGGGCCGGCAGCCATTTCCCAGGTACGCCTGTTCAACGCCCATCCTACGGGCGAGATGAACGCCGATGACCGTCTGGATGCGTTGATGGAAGACGGCGGCATCGACGGCTGCGGCAACTCGCAGAACTGTGTGCGGGCCTGCCCGAAAGGCATCCCGCTTACAACCTCCATCGCGGAGATCAACAAGCAGACAACCAAGCATATGTTCAAGCGTTGGCTGGGAGTGTAA
- the sdhA gene encoding succinate dehydrogenase flavoprotein subunit, whose amino-acid sequence MASADIIIVGGGLAGLMATIKAAESGAHVHLFSLVPVKRSHSVCAQGGINGAVNTKGEGDSPWEHFDDTVYGGDFLANQPPVKAMCEAAPGIIHLMDRMGVMFNRTPEGLLDFRRFGGTKRHRTAFAGATTGQQLLYALDEQVRRWEAEGLVTKSENWEFLSVVLDDERVCRGISAQNLKTMEIQTFPADAVILASGGPGIIFGKTTNSVINTGTAASAVYQQGVHYANGEFIQIHPTAIPGDDKLRLMSESARGEGGRIWTYKDGKPWYFLEEKYPSYGNLVPRDIATREIFNVCVDQGLGINGENMVYLDLSHKDPKELDVKLGGIIEIYEKFMGDDPRKIPMKIFPAVHYSMGGMWVDYNQMTNIPGLFAAGECEYQYHGANRLGANSLVSAIYGGMVSGPKAVEYIKGLKKSVQDISSTVFDSFHKKQTDKYESLLAMSGTENAYVIHKELGEWMTANMTVVRDNVKLEATIGKIKELKERYRNINMNDTSRWNNQGVAFTRQLWNMLELSEAMTLGALLRNESRGAHYKPEFPTRNDEEFLKTTKATWSADGPQISYEAVDVSLIPPRVRDYSKD is encoded by the coding sequence ATGGCATCAGCCGATATCATTATCGTGGGCGGCGGGCTGGCCGGCCTGATGGCTACCATCAAGGCGGCGGAATCCGGCGCACATGTGCATTTGTTCTCACTGGTTCCAGTCAAAAGATCGCACTCGGTCTGTGCGCAGGGCGGCATCAACGGCGCTGTTAATACGAAGGGCGAGGGGGACTCGCCCTGGGAGCATTTTGATGACACCGTCTACGGCGGTGACTTCCTGGCGAATCAGCCGCCGGTTAAGGCGATGTGTGAAGCCGCACCGGGCATCATCCATCTGATGGACCGGATGGGCGTAATGTTCAACCGTACCCCGGAGGGGCTGCTCGATTTCCGCCGGTTTGGCGGAACGAAACGGCACCGTACTGCTTTTGCCGGGGCGACAACCGGCCAGCAATTGCTGTATGCGCTGGATGAACAGGTTCGCCGCTGGGAAGCGGAAGGCCTGGTGACTAAGAGCGAGAACTGGGAATTCCTTTCCGTCGTCCTTGATGATGAGCGCGTCTGCCGCGGCATCAGCGCCCAGAACCTGAAGACGATGGAGATCCAGACCTTCCCTGCGGACGCGGTCATTCTGGCCAGCGGCGGCCCGGGAATTATTTTCGGCAAAACGACCAACTCCGTGATCAACACAGGGACGGCTGCCAGTGCTGTATATCAACAGGGTGTGCATTATGCCAACGGAGAATTCATCCAGATTCACCCGACCGCAATCCCCGGCGACGACAAGCTGCGGCTGATGTCTGAATCGGCACGCGGCGAAGGCGGACGTATCTGGACCTATAAGGACGGCAAGCCGTGGTACTTCCTGGAAGAGAAATACCCGTCTTACGGAAATCTGGTGCCGCGCGATATCGCAACCCGCGAAATCTTTAATGTCTGTGTGGACCAGGGGCTCGGGATCAACGGCGAGAACATGGTGTATCTGGATCTCTCCCACAAGGATCCTAAGGAGCTTGACGTCAAGCTGGGCGGCATTATTGAGATTTATGAGAAATTCATGGGCGATGATCCCCGTAAAATACCGATGAAAATCTTCCCAGCCGTGCATTACTCCATGGGCGGCATGTGGGTCGATTACAATCAGATGACCAACATTCCCGGCCTGTTCGCGGCAGGGGAATGCGAATACCAATACCACGGTGCGAACCGGCTCGGCGCGAACTCGCTGGTCTCGGCGATTTATGGCGGCATGGTCTCGGGACCGAAGGCCGTTGAATATATTAAAGGCCTGAAGAAATCGGTGCAGGACATTTCTTCCACCGTGTTCGACAGCTTCCACAAGAAGCAGACTGACAAATACGAGTCCCTGCTGGCGATGTCCGGCACGGAGAACGCCTATGTGATTCATAAGGAACTGGGCGAATGGATGACCGCAAATATGACCGTTGTGCGTGACAACGTTAAGCTGGAAGCGACTATCGGCAAAATTAAAGAGCTTAAGGAGCGTTACCGCAACATCAACATGAATGATACTTCCCGCTGGAACAACCAGGGTGTGGCCTTCACCCGCCAGCTTTGGAACATGCTGGAGCTGTCTGAGGCGATGACCCTCGGGGCGCTGCTGCGGAACGAAAGCCGCGGCGCGCACTACAAGCCGGAATTTCCGACACGCAACGACGAGGAGTTCCTGAAGACGACTAAAGCGACATGGAGCGCGGATGGCCCGCAAATCTCTTATGAAGCAGTAGATGTCTCGCTGATTCCTCCGCGGGTACGGGATTATTCGAAGGACTAA
- a CDS encoding succinate dehydrogenase cytochrome b558 subunit — protein sequence MRGFYSRKIHSLLGIIPLGGFFLEHMLTNFAAVEGGASGFTDSVLWLNSLPLVFFLELFGIWLPLLYHGVYGLYIAYQSKPNLNRYNLERNWRYTLQRVSGVITFVFIVWHVFETRFQVALGNVEHEELGSVMHDIVTQPLLLAVYVIGILAACFHFSNGLWSFLISWGITVGPRSQRVSSILCLGLFVLVSFMFLLSLVTFRDSEFQATASALQSLRTFI from the coding sequence ATGAGAGGATTTTATTCCAGAAAGATTCATTCCTTGCTCGGCATTATCCCGCTTGGGGGCTTTTTCCTTGAGCACATGCTGACGAATTTTGCGGCAGTGGAGGGTGGCGCTTCCGGCTTCACAGACAGTGTGCTATGGCTCAACAGCCTGCCGCTAGTCTTCTTCCTGGAATTGTTCGGCATATGGCTGCCGCTGCTGTACCACGGGGTTTATGGGCTATACATCGCCTATCAGTCCAAGCCGAACCTGAACCGGTACAATCTGGAAAGAAACTGGCGGTATACGCTGCAGCGTGTAAGCGGAGTCATCACTTTCGTGTTCATCGTCTGGCATGTGTTCGAAACCCGGTTTCAGGTGGCGCTCGGGAATGTGGAGCATGAGGAACTTGGCAGTGTAATGCATGACATCGTTACCCAGCCGCTTCTTCTAGCCGTATATGTAATTGGGATTCTGGCGGCCTGCTTCCACTTTTCCAATGGGCTATGGTCATTCCTGATCAGCTGGGGGATTACCGTGGGGCCGCGTTCACAAAGAGTGTCCTCTATTCTTTGTCTCGGACTTTTCGTCCTTGTCAGTTTCATGTTCCTGCTGTCGCTGGTCACTTTCCGTGACAGTGAATTCCAAGCTACAGCCTCCGCGCTGCAATCCCTGCGGACTTTTATTTAA